In Amycolatopsis methanolica 239, a single genomic region encodes these proteins:
- a CDS encoding choice-of-anchor A family protein has product MAWSGTPAWPAAPSLRPTDSGTGRPPTGTVTNASHQTTFTSADTSALRVFNVNFDLAGSTGDAQTIMFDGIAANATVLVNLLGGTRTATR; this is encoded by the coding sequence GTGGCGTGGTCCGGCACGCCGGCATGGCCGGCGGCACCATCGCTACGCCCAACCGACTCCGGCACCGGTCGCCCGCCCACCGGCACGGTGACCAACGCGAGCCATCAGACCACCTTCACCAGCGCCGACACGTCCGCGCTCCGGGTGTTCAACGTGAACTTCGACCTGGCCGGCAGCACCGGCGACGCGCAGACCATCATGTTCGACGGCATCGCGGCAAACGCAACCGTGCTGGTCAACCTGCTCGGCGGGACCAGGACGGCAACCCGGTGA